The sequence AAGTTGATTACGATCATCGACATGACCGATATGGAAGAAATCGCGATCGACGAAGCGGACTTGCGCCTGCTCGATCTGCTTCAAACAGACGCTTCGCAGAGCAACCAGAGCCTGGCGGAACAGGCGCACCTGTCGCCGCCCACCAGCCTGCGGCGCACCAAACGGCTGCGCCAGCTGGGTCTGATCGAGCGCGAAGTGGCCATCCTGAGCGCCGATCGCCTGGCGCCGGTGCTCGGGCACGGGCTCACTGCTCTGGTGGAGATCACGCTGGAGCGCCAGGGCGCCGAATGGCTCGACGCGTTCGAGGCGCGTGTGCTGCCCGTGACGCAGGTGCAACAGTGCTACCGCGTCAGCCCCGGGCCCGATTTCATGCTGGTGGTCCATTGCCACGACATGCCGGACTACCTCGCGCTTGCCCAGCGCCTGTTCACCAGCGACGCCAACGTTCGCAACATCAAGGCGTTTTTCAGTCTCAAGCGCGCCAAATTCGACCCGCGGCTGGCCTTGCCAGTGAAACCGTCCCCGTGAGTCGAATGCACCACATTGGTACTCAGGCGGCAGCGAAAACGTGATACATAGCGCACGCTTGGCGCACTTCTTGCCACGTCCATGAGTTGACGAACCAAACTTTATGTAACAACCTTCGCCTTCAGCCGAACTGAAAAGGCGGACCGTGAACTGGAGGTTTTGATGAACACGACGTGGATTGCTGTGCTGGGAGCGCTGGCCGTGCTGGGCCTGGTGGCGCTGGCCGTCTGGCGCTTTCGCTCCACCCGCGAATCGTCGGGCCGCGAAGACCGCTACAGCCCGGAACGCCTGATGACGCCCGAGCAGGCCCAGATGCTGGACTACTTGCAGGACACCTTTCCTGGCCAGGTGGTGCTGCCCAACCTGCTGCTCAGAGACCTGCTGTCGGTGCGCCGCGCCGCCAACCGCAAACGCGCCGAAGACCGCCTGAACAAACAGAAGGTGGACTTTGTGGTGTGCGGCGACGACGGCAAGCCCACCTTCGCCTTCGACATCGAACAACACCCCCTGAGCAACGCCCGGCACAAGGCCCACATGGTGAAGATGAAGAACCGCATCCTCAAGAGCGCCGGCGTGCGCTTCGTGTTTCTCAAGAACGGCCTGCACCGCATGCCCTCCCCGGCGGATTTTCGCAAGCAGCTCAACCTGGCCGAGCTGCCCAAACCCATCGTGAAAGAGAAAGAAAAGGAAGACGATCGGGACAGCCGCCTTCAGCAACTGGAGAGCCAGCTCTCGGAATTCGACTCGATCAACACCAACACGGCGTTCCGCGATTCCGAAGTGATGGGTCTGAGCGGCCTGATGGACCTGAACCAGGAAACCCGCCGCGGCGGCTTCAGCAGCGCCTACAGCAACAGCGGCTTCAACGCGCCGCGCAAAAGCGGCGAACGCAGCGGGCCCAGCAGCAAGTCACCGGGAGAGAGCCGCTTCGATTCCATGGACGTGCGCGGCGGCCGTTGAACCGGCCGCCTCCCATCCCGACCACTCGGCAGGCTCCTCAGGGAGCCTGTTTCTTTTTCCGGGGCCGCTGCCAGTTGGCAATCGCCACCTGTTTGCCCCGCGCCACCGACAGCGCGCCGGGCGCGGTGTCCTTGGTGATGGTGGAGCCACCGCCCACCGTGCCGCCCGCACCGATGGTCACGGGGGCCACCAGCACGCAGTTGCTGCCCACGTGCACGTCGGCCTCGATCACGGTGCGGTGCTTGTTGGCGCCGTCGTAGTTGGCCGTGATGCTGCCGGCGCCGTAGTTGACCCGCTCGCCCACGGTGGCGTCGCCCAGGTAGGCCAGGTGGTTGGCCTTGGCACCCGCGGCCAGGGTGCTGTTTTTCACTTCCACGAAGTTGCCGATGTGCACCTCGGCGCCCAGATCGGCACCGGGCCGCAGCCGCGCGAACGGGCCCACCAGCGCACCGGGCCCCACCTTCACACCGAGTTTTTCACCGTCGATGTGCGTGAACGGATGGATCACCGCGCCGGTCTCGATCACGGCGTTGGCGATGACGCAATTCGCGCCGACGCGCACGCCGTCGCCCAGCTGCACGCGTCCTTCGAACACGCAGTTCACATCGATCTCAACGTCCTGTCCGCACACCAGTTCGCCCCGCACGTCCAGGCGTGCCGGATCGGCCAGGCGTGTGCCCTGTTCCATCAGCACATCGGCCACGCGCCGCTGGCAGGCGCGCTCCAGCTCGGCGAGCTGCACCGGGCTGTTCACACCCGCCACCTCGACCGCATCGCACGTGGTGACAGCACGCACCACCAAGCCCTGCGCCACGGCGTGCTTGACCACGTCGGTGAGGTAGTACTCGCGCTGGCTGTTGTCGTTGGTCAGGTCTTTGAGCAAGGACTTGAGCAGGGAGGCCGGCGCCGCCATGACACCGCTGTACCACTCGGTGATGCGCCGTTGCG is a genomic window of Hydrogenophaga sp. RAC07 containing:
- a CDS encoding Lrp/AsnC family transcriptional regulator — encoded protein: MEEIAIDEADLRLLDLLQTDASQSNQSLAEQAHLSPPTSLRRTKRLRQLGLIEREVAILSADRLAPVLGHGLTALVEITLERQGAEWLDAFEARVLPVTQVQQCYRVSPGPDFMLVVHCHDMPDYLALAQRLFTSDANVRNIKAFFSLKRAKFDPRLALPVKPSP
- a CDS encoding DUF2726 domain-containing protein yields the protein MNTTWIAVLGALAVLGLVALAVWRFRSTRESSGREDRYSPERLMTPEQAQMLDYLQDTFPGQVVLPNLLLRDLLSVRRAANRKRAEDRLNKQKVDFVVCGDDGKPTFAFDIEQHPLSNARHKAHMVKMKNRILKSAGVRFVFLKNGLHRMPSPADFRKQLNLAELPKPIVKEKEKEDDRDSRLQQLESQLSEFDSINTNTAFRDSEVMGLSGLMDLNQETRRGGFSSAYSNSGFNAPRKSGERSGPSSKSPGESRFDSMDVRGGR
- the glmU gene encoding bifunctional UDP-N-acetylglucosamine diphosphorylase/glucosamine-1-phosphate N-acetyltransferase GlmU, with the protein product MSFPVDVVVMAAGKGTRMKSQRPKVLHRLGGRALAQHVIDCAARLSARSVVVITGHGAEQVEAGLQAPATTALRFVRQEPQLGTGHAVQQAVPVLADDGVVLILNGDVPLIGQATLETLLQACDGQHLALLSVDTGGDATGYGRIVRSVDADRSVHAIVEHKDANEAQRRITEWYSGVMAAPASLLKSLLKDLTNDNSQREYYLTDVVKHAVAQGLVVRAVTTCDAVEVAGVNSPVQLAELERACQRRVADVLMEQGTRLADPARLDVRGELVCGQDVEIDVNCVFEGRVQLGDGVRVGANCVIANAVIETGAVIHPFTHIDGEKLGVKVGPGALVGPFARLRPGADLGAEVHIGNFVEVKNSTLAAGAKANHLAYLGDATVGERVNYGAGSITANYDGANKHRTVIEADVHVGSNCVLVAPVTIGAGGTVGGGSTITKDTAPGALSVARGKQVAIANWQRPRKKKQAP